The Pelmatolapia mariae isolate MD_Pm_ZW linkage group LG10_11, Pm_UMD_F_2, whole genome shotgun sequence genome includes a region encoding these proteins:
- the LOC134637359 gene encoding GTPase IMAP family member 7-like, translated as MTAICLTSTADAEDLHLRMVLVGRTGVGKSASGNTILGRKAFKSTSSFASVTSECQKETGEVEGQTLAVVDTPGLFDITVSEEEVKKQFVRCISFVAPGPHVFLIVVQIGRFTKEEQETVKILQEIFGKEAADYTMVLFTHGDDVDNEANIDTLINGNQRLHGFITQCGGGYHVFKNRSEDVSQVRELLEKINTMVQSNGGKCYTNEMLQEAERALREETE; from the coding sequence ATGACAGCCATCTGTTTAACTTCCACAGCAGATGCAGAGGACCTCCACCTCAGGATGGTGCTTGTTGGGAGAACAGGAGTTGGGAAGAGTGCATCAGGAAACACCATCTTGGGAAGAAAAGCCTTTAAATCTACATCCTCTTTTGCTTCAGTGACGTCAGAGTGTCAGAAGGAAACAGGAGAGGTGGAAGGACAGACGCTGGCTGTCGTCGATACTCCGGGCCTGTTTGACATCACTGTGTCTGAAGAGGAGGTGAAGAAACAGTTTGTTAGATGCATCTCCTTTGTTGCTCCTGGTCCTCACGTGTTCCTGATCGTCGTCCAGATTGGCAGATTCAccaaagaagaacaagaaacaGTGAAAATCCTTCAGGAGATATTTGGAAAAGAAGCAGCAGATTATACTATGGTGCTGTTCACACATGGAGATGATGTGGACAATGAAGCTAACATAGACACATTAATAAATGGAAATCAGCGTCTGCATGGCTTCATCACTCAGTGTGGTGGAGGatatcatgtttttaagaacAGAAGTGAGGATGTCTCTCAGGTCAGGGAGCTGCTGGAGAAGATCAACACCATGGTTCAGAGCAACGGAGGAAAATGTTacaccaatgagatgctgcagGAGGCTGAGAGAGCCCTCAGAGAAGAGACTGAATGA